The genome window aaggcagaaaattttctttctcttttccttttgtatcCATCAAAGCAAAAATtccttcccccccttttttctccAATAGTCCCAAATTGATCCCCTCGCTTGTCAAATGCCTTTCCTAACAGCTTGAGACCTGGGCTCTCTTTGCCTGAAAGATAACCTGTCACTCAGCAAACTAGAACATCCTTCCCCCACACAGCCCGCAATGCTGCAGTTTCACATTAATGAGCTAAAAGTAACTCCCTACATTAACcccttctattttaaaatacaaatgggcCAAGAGatctcatgaaaataaaaaaataataataataaacatctaGAAACTTACTGATTGGCATGaccacatcattaaaaaaaaagaaagaaagaaagaaagaaagaaaagaaaagaaaaccacacgcCATAAAGAAAGCATGttgtgaaaggaaaatatttaagtctGGGTGTCTGCTTTTCACAAGCAGTGGTTCTTTTCAGCCATACCAAGCATTTCACAGGCAATCACTTGTGCCTATGGCCTCAGAAAACTTGGTCATCAGTCTTACACTCTACTCTTCACTTTGTCTTGCAGGATTCTGAACTTTTTTACCCTGAATTACCCCAAAGCACTATGTAAAATAAAGGAGCATTTTACCAGTTAACAGTGCACCAGACATCAGAAGTCTATGTAGATGCCTTGTTGAAATAAACATGTTAAAAGATATGGAAAATCTATTCCAAGTCAGTCATTAATATCTAAATGAGGAAATTTATCTTAAATGGAGGAAAATTATCttaaatggagggaaaaaaatctggtttAATTCAAGGTTGTGATGAATCTGTTTGGcaacttttaaattaattcagGTGCTTTTCAATCACTGCAGTTACATACAGGGAGTACTGAACAGAATGATGACAAAGCAATTGTTTGTGTTCAAACTTCTCATAAACTATACTCCCCTGGACTTTCACCTCAGCAGATTTCAAATTCCCCTTTCCAAGGAATATTTGACCTTCAAATTTCAATCTCTTGATTTCTTGCATCTATCATACGTTAGAAAACTCAAACAGGGCTACAAGTATATTATTTCTGTTACCTGACTTTAATGAATTTTAGTTGTTTTCAAAATCTGCAATCGGTTCATTGTGCCAACTCTGCATTGCAGAGAAATCTTAGTGTTCGATTCCAGCTTGGCTCCTGCAAACAGAGTCACTACAAACAGGCTTTAATTGTATTTACTccgggagaagaggaggaaggaaaccCTCGCCGACCTGACGAGCCCAGTTTGGTGACAAGCCCCCAGGGCAGCGAAGTCTCCGGGCTCGCCCGCCTGGGCGCTGTCCTTGGTGCTGCCGGCGCCATAGCGATCACAAGCGCCTTACCTTCTGCCCCTGCGGAAGCTGCGGACGTTTCCCAAACGTTAAGCAGAATGTAGCGCCACATCCCACTTTTAATACAAATAACTACCCAGGCCCATCCTCTTTGTCCCCTTCCCGAAGCCTTCTGCCCGACAGTTCTTtaaagtctttttgtttttttcttctaggcCCAACTCTGGGCTTGCGCTCAACTCGGACTGCTTTAAAAGGAgatgtgggggaaagggaggaaggcgAGGGGActgaggatgggggaggggaggagaggagggggagggcaggaaagaagggggaggggaggaaggagtagGAGAGAAGGTAAGGGTGGGAAGAAGAGGGCCCAGGAGGAAGGGACTCAGAAGGGCGGAGTGAGTGGGACTAAAGAAGGCTAAAGTGGGAGAGCAAAGAGATGCCCAAAAGAAGGGGAGGAGATTCATCACAGAAGATGggtaaagaaaaaagtaatggagaaaaggcaaaagaaaagaaaagccgcGGGTATAAGAAAAGAGCAAGGTGGTCAGGGGGTCGGGAGAAAAGCTGCCCGACGGGTAGAAGAGTGACGAGACAAAGAAAAGGCGTTGGGTGAATACTCGCACCGAGGCTTTAAAAGGCTATCCGAAGGCGAAGAGAAATGGAGACAGGGGTCTTGGGGGGCTACAAGTGGCCTGGGACCGAGagaagagttgggggaggggccgggaccAGGCAGCAAAGTCCGGGGTCCGATGCGGCACGGGCCCACGTGGAGCCGGCGCTGAATCACTGCTAGGCTGTCTTTACCCCCCTCATCTCCCCCGGCCCGGTGCCCGCAGTCCCCGCCTCCTCGGCCGCCGCCTCCACGGGGCGGGGCCCTGGCCCGGGACCAGCCGCCGCGGCTATAAATGGGCTGCGGCGAGACCGGCACAACGCTGTGACAGCCACACGCCCCGAGGCCTCCAAGATGAGCTACACGTTGGACTCGCTGGGTAACCCGTCCGCCTACCGGCGGGTCACCGAGACCCGCTCGAGCTTCAGCCGCCTCAGTGGCTCCCCGTCCAGCGGCTTCCGCTCGCAGTCGTGGTCCCGCGGCTCTCCCAGCACCGTGTCCTCCTCCTACAAGCGCAGCGCGCTTGGCCCGCGCCTCACCTACAGCTCGGCCATGCTCAGCTCTGCCGAGAGCAGCCTCGATTTCAGCCAGTCTTCGTCGCTGCTCAACGGCGGCTCCGGGCCGGGGGGCGACTACAAGCTGTCCCGCTCCAACGAGAAGGAGCAGCTGCAGGGGCTGAACGACCGCTTCGCGGGATACATCGAGAAGGTGCACTACCTAGAGCAGCAGAACAAGGAGATCGAGGCAGAGATCCAGGCGCTGCGGCAGAAACAGGCCTCGCACGCCCAGCTGGGCGACGCGTACGACCAGGAGATCCGCGAGCTGCGCGCCACCCTCGAGCTCGTGAATCACGAGAAGGCTCAGGTGCAGCTGGACTCGGATCACCTGGAAGAAGACATCCACCGGCTCAAGGAGCGCTTCGAGGAGGAGGCACGGCTGCGCGACGACACGGAGGCGGCTATCCGCGCGCTGCGCAAAGACATCGAGGAGGCGTCGCTGGTCAAGGTGGAGCTGGACAAGAAGGTGCAGTCGCTGCAGGATGAGGTGGCCTTCCTGCGGAGCAATCACGAGGAGGAGGTGGCCGACCTGCTGGCCCAGATCCAGGCGTCGCACATCACGGTGGAGCGCAAAGACTACCTGAAGACAGACATCTCGTCGGCGCTGAAAGAGATCCGCTCCCAGCTCGAATGCCACTCCGACCAGAACATGCACCAGGCGGAAGAGTGGTTTAAGTGCCGCTACGCCAAGCTTACGGAGGCGGCCGAGCAAAACAAGGAGGCTATCCGCTCCGCCAAGGAAGAGATCGCCGAGTATCGGCGCCAGCTGCAGTCCAAGAGCATCGAGCTCGAGTCAGTGCGCGGTACCAAGGAGTCCCTGGAGCGGCAGCTCAGCGACATCGAGGAGCGCCATAACCACGACCTCAGCAGCTACCAGGTAGGAAACGCGGCTGCGCGGCCAGCCTGCGCCAGCGCCAGCGCCGCGCGCCCCCGACGCTCAGGCACGCGACCCGGCGCGCTCTCCGCCGCGCTCCCTGGTGGCCGCTGGCCAGTGCGCTCGCGCTGCACGGAGCGAGTTCTATGCGCAAAGCGTCCTCGCCCCTCCCCATCCTTCTGCACTCCTTCCGCACCCACCATCTCCAGTTCTGACATTTTACTAAACCTGCTTTTTTTCTCGGGAGGTGTCGTTTTAAAGTAGGAGATACATATTCGGGTAGTTGACAGAGCAGCAAGTTTAGGATTGCTTGTGTAGAAACTCATATATTCTCAACTTTTACCGCTTAAAATTGGCTTCACCCAAAGAAGCTCAGATGAAAAGGGCCAGGTCGCCCGAGGGGTTTTcccgaacttttttttttttttttttttttccctgctgagAGGAATTCTAGATCCACTGGTCTCAATGCATGGTGTGCCCAGGAAATCTCATATTGTCTAATTGATCCTGTTTATTTAATAGTTCCTtcgttttttctgtttttattttagttttaagggACTGGAAGCTACAGCGTTTACAGAACTGGAGGGAAGTAGAGGGAGGGGTGGGTAGCAAGTGGTTtgtgaaagaagttgctgttggACGAGTCTATGCCTGTGTCTATTTCAGGACACGATCCAGCAGTTGGAAAATGAGCTCCGGGGCACAAAGTGGGAAATGGCTCGTCATTTGCGAGAATACCAGGACCTCCTCAACGTCAAGATGGCTCTGGATATTGAGATTGCTGCGTACAGGTACCGTGCTCACTACCGACCGGTCGGAAATACTTACCGCACTGCGGAGGCTGTTGTGGCACAACCCCCATCACTTAAGTTAAAGCAAGCAGGTGGCAGGAATCTTAAATCAGTGCCTggctttctttcttaatttaaaaaaaaaaaaaattattctgaagaaTTGTAAATGTGGTTTTACTTCTCCACACAGCTTTAAAAGAGTAAACATTAGTTAAAatgagtatttaaataaaatgttttgagggacattttattgatttcagtgcttttgctttaactttttcattttagtgaaaAGTGTTTTCCAACTGTTTGAagcaaaaacagaattttagtttttaatatttcacatcGTGGTTTCAGCTTTTTGATTTTATAATGTCAAGGGCAAATTCCAGGACattcaatttctatttctctgttacAGCTTACTATTGCCATCATCTGGCTGAGAACAGCTATAGATTGATAggatagatatatacacatatattagacagaatatattagatatattagatagaatggagagagaaaatatgtatattctattttatttagatttatatcTACAGACCTAGATACAcgaccagagaaagaaaagaaaaaagattataggTCTGCTAACTGATGTCACCTTACTGATGACTAAGTTCATAGGAGAAAATCCTTGACTAAACACACTCTCTACTACCAAAAGGTCATCATCATAACATTACAGGAATAAATTGCATTCACAGCTCTCTCTCTTCAGGAAAGCTGAATAACTATATTCAGTAGACGCCTTATGATTAAAATTGCAGACCAATTTACAACTTGATATATGccaaattctgatacatgctaaaTGGTTTTCTAAATTTGTTGAACATCATATTTGCAAAAGGAAATTTAGTGTACATCCTTAAAGTCCACGTGCTCAAGAAGGTCACTAAGGTTTTTTTGCCATGAGGGAGCTTTTCAGCATATTCACAGGGCAGCGAATAGACTGCCGCAGAGCTGAGATTTGGCGTCTGGGTGTGTTAGTGGACTGTTGGGTGTGGTCAGCTACTGCAGCAAGTGATTGGCTAGTGGTCCATGAGAATCTCCAGATGGGACGCTGTAGACCAGCGAAATGATAGCAGGTATCACACTGGTTTGACAGAATCTTTTACCTGTGTGATTCTGTTTGTTGAAAGGTATCTGCTGCATTACCCATAACGTAATGAAACTCAGAAGGCCACCAAGATTTTAATTATGTCGTGTCTTTTTTGATTCGGTCCTCAGAAAACTACTGGAGGGTGAAGAGACCAGATTTAGCACATTTGCAGGAAGCATCACTGGGCCACTGTATCCACACCGACAACCCTCAGTCACAATATCCAGTAAGATTCAGAAAACCAAGGTAGAGGCTCCTAAGCTAAAGGTCCAACACAAATTCGTCGAGGAGATCATAGAAGAAACCAAAGTGGAAGATgagaaatcagaaatggaagaggcCCTGATAGCCATTGCAGAGGAGAGGGCAGCGTccatgaaagaggagaaggaagaagaggcagaagaaaaggaagaggggcaagctgaagaagaagaagttgtgGCTACCAAAAAGTCTCCAGTGAAAGCGGCTGCGCCTGAactgaaagaggaggaggaaggagaaaaggaggaagaggaaggccaagaggaagaagaggaggaagaggagggtgcTAAGTCAGACCAAGCCGAAGAAGGAGGATCCGAGAAGGAAGGTTCTAGTGAAAAAGAGGAGGGGGaacaggaagaagaaggggaaacagaGGCCGAAGGTGAAGGAGAAGAAGCTGAAGCCGAGGATGAAAAGAAAACGGAAGAAAAGCGTGAAGAGGTTGCTCCCAAGGAAGAGCTGGTGGCAGAAGCCAAGGCAGAAAAGCCAGAGAAGGCCAAGTCTCCCGTGCCAAAGTCACCGGTGGAAGAGGTGAAACCGAAGGCAGATGAGAAAGGAGCTGAGAAAGCCgagcagaaaaaggaagaagagaaagtggaggaagaaaagaaagaagtaaaggaatCTCCGAAGgaagagaaagtggagaaaaaggaggagaagccGAAAGATGTGTCAGAGAAGAAGAAGGCAGAGTCCCCGGTAAAGGAGGAAGTGGTGGAGGTGAGCACCGTCACCAAATCCATAAAGGTGAGCTTGGAGAAAGATGCCAAAGAGGAGAAGCCACAGccgaaggagaaggagaaggcagaagaggaggggggaggtgaggaggaagGCGGTGATCAAGGTTCCAAGGAATCCAGGAAAGAAGACATAGCAGTAAATGGGGAggtagaaggaaaggaggaagagcaggaaacaaaggagaaaggcagtgggggagaagaggagaaaggggttGTCACCAATGGGCTAGACTTGAGCCCCGCAGACGAAAAGAAGGGGGGAGACAGAAGTGAGGAAAAAGTGGTAGTGaccaaaaagatagaaaaaatcaCCAGTGAGGGGGGCGATGGTGCTACCAAATACATCACTAAATCTGTAACCGTCACTCAAAAGGTCGAAGAGCATGAAGAGACCTTTGAGGAGAAGCTAGTATCTACCAAAAAGGTAGAGAAGGTCACTTCACACGCCATAGTAAAGGAAGTCACCCAGAGTGACTAATATTTGAGTCCATTGCAAAAGGTTAAGCCATATGACAATTTTAATATGCATGTGATTGACAGCTTCAAAACAGAACGGGTTCTCCCATGGGGGCTCCAGACATTGTATTTTACTTTGTGCAATACGAGGGAAATGCATGCAAGCGCAGGGTGCTCCCTCCTCAGTCTTTGGGTGATTGAAATGCATGATATTGTATGTACCTGGGGAATTGGCTGATTTCCTAAGCTGTTGGAAGGAGGGCACTCCGGGGTGGGCGGGATGTCTTGAGACGTATTATGCAaagaaccaactgagccaaaaataataaatgaaacacagAACTCTCTTAGCCTTAAGAAAGCTATATATGAATAATTATGTTTACCTCACTGGTGcatttaaaaaggacttttgttcaTGGGAGAACCTCGTTGACATGCACAGTTTGCAACCTTTCGTTGATTGATGTTCAATGTCACAGCAGTACTTGCTCAATAAAGGTCATATTGGAAACATAGTCGATTGCATGGTGTCCTGTCATTTGAAAGTGTGATCTCCACTATCTGACCCTTTCTTTTCCTACAGTAGGTTATTTggtggggggaaaggaggagTTACAAGTGACCTGCATTTCTTATCATTATTTTCCTGATCACTGAGAAAACATAATcaccaaaaaaatgtttttaggtgTCAAAATCTTTATTTAGCCCAACATTCACCTCaacagtttaaataaaaattaaagcatcagattttttaaaaagcaacattcATTGGATAAAAGTCTTCCTTTCCAAATGTTTTGACCCTACCCAAAACTCAGAGAACCTGAAAGTGAGAGGGAAGACAGTGGAGCCATAACTTGTTTCTTGGAGTTGCAacacaaagaaaatcatggcACTTATAACAATGTGTCTAGAAAAAGCGGGACTGAAATCATTAATAGTCCTAACAAGAAATAtcaaacacaaacatacatacacacacacacacacacatacacacacacataccttttCTGCAGCATTGATTCTTGGTTGACAGAGATTTATacttttggtgttttatttattggggaaaaataatgtcaaaaataaagaaaaacagttttctcTGATATAGGCAAAGAAGTGTTTttagatttggggaaaaaaaaaaaaaagcctgatctTAAACAAGGAAATAATACTACTCCCTTTTCAATACATATCTGTTCTAGACTTTTAAGACCATTATTAACttattaattaatgtattatttatttcaagtccatatttttcttatcaatcagatcagattttttttaatttatttatttgacagacagatcacaagtgggcagagaggcaggcagagacagagagggggaagcaggctccccactaagcagagagcctgatggcggagcttgatcccagaaccctgcgatcatgacctgagctgaaggcaaaggctttagcccactgagccatccaggtgccccatcagtgcTCTTTTTAATGGTTTTTCAAGATACCCCAATTTTAACTCCTAAATGCACCCAGGAAGCTCATTGCTAACATCGATATTTGCAATGGTGTTTCCCAATCATTAGCCTTTTGCCAGTATTTTTTGCTGTAATTTTTGCTGTAACTGCATATCATTTGCACcatgtatttacattttcctttaaaaactcaTGTTTAATGTTAGaacactaatttttcttttttttttttttttcttctaagattttatttatttatttgtcagagagagagcgagctcaggcagacagagtggaaggcagagtcagagggagaagcaggctccctgtggagcaaggatcccgatgtgggactcgatcccaggacgctgggatcatgacctgagctgaaggcagctgcttaaacaactgagccacccaggcgtcccagaacaCTAATTTTTCTAAAGTAATAATATCCATGCCATCCACggtaaaagaatttttaaataaaatcagcaaaaattCACTCTAGTTACACagaattgaaaaattaatttaaaaagagtacaTTGGAAAAACTCGAGACAACTCCTAGGTTGGAAGAATGAGCAGAGGAGGTGGGCGTTGGGAAGACCAGCTAAGACAGCCAGAGGACTAGGGGTAGGAATCATCATGTAGTCACAGTGCTAACTAAACTCAAAACTTGTATCACTCCATTGGAAGGTTAGAAACATAGCGTATTTTTGTCCCATGCCTTGGCCAGCAACTCAAGAAGCATCTTGATTAATAGTCCCACCAAGACAGGCACCCATGATGCAGCAGCATTTCCCCAGGGAAGAGTATCGGAACTCTTATACGAAGTGGGactagaagggtgcctgggtggctcagtcagttttctgcctttggttctgcctggggtcctgagatcgagtccagcatccggctccctgctcagtggcatcttctccctctgcctacttctctcgCTGActtaataaaacctttaaaaaataacaataataataatagaatatatcTTAGATAAGCTACGCCAACATGTCTAAAGGTGCTTGGTCGTATCATTAATTCAGCAACTATTTATCATGAGCTAGGGCCTGGGAATACAATGACCTTCTTTCCTAGAATTCACTAATTCTATTGGCAATGCCAATTGTTATACTACTATTAAAGAGAAAGCAATGTGAAATTCATGTTTTCAGATATGCTCAGTGACAGGGAGAGACTATATTTAAAACTCACCATAAACCTCCAAGGATTTATGAAGTTAGAATGGTTTATCCTTAACTATAATCAGTCCAAGGCTACCACGTCACTAAACCATTGATAAATAGAACTTCTTTTCAGGAGTTTGCCTTAGAGATATAGTCCttcattttaaagtttgaaaGAAGTACCAAAGCTAATTAGTTCTCAATTTTCAAAtcggaaattgaggcacagaaaaaaaaattttaactttctcGGGGTCACACAGCAGATATCCTGTCTCCAGAGCGTCTATGCTTAACCCCTTGCAGTGCACTGCCCCTCAAATCCCTCCATTGTGGCCATCTCAATTTATAAGGTGATTCCAgtcctttatttctcttcagactgcaagaaagaaaacagatctaTGCCTAGAGTCTTTCATTTAATATACCTATAGatctctttatattaaaaaaaaaaggtggggggggatgCCGTATCACTTCTCGGTGTCGCTGTTTGCATCATGAGAAGAATAAAACATCCTGATACAAATTAAGCGGTGATTCCTTCTACCACAACAGCTTGCAGTGTACAAAAATGTGGCAAACACTTTTCTTATGACAACTTTAATGTTCAATGGAAAAGGAAAGTGTTATTTCTAGCACACTGTCTTCTATTGCCAGTCAGTGCAGAGACAGTATTAAAACATTGGGATATTCATTCCCACAACAAATACATTGGTTGTTCCAGTTTGGAGCAAGTTAGTGTTTCCTGTTGGTTTATGtaattttcccaaaggaaaacaggagctatttttcagtgaattattttattgGCTCTGCCCAAAATTTGTCTACTTCCAGGGCTCCTCTAGccttagaaaaataaagctttggCAAAAACACTGGATTAGAGTTCATATCCTGGGTCTGTGGATAGTTATGTTGTATGTCTTGAGTCCATTGCATTTTATCCCTCTAAGCTTCTGCTAGAGACCGGATGTTTGTGTCCTGCAGATTTGTATGTGAAGTCTGAACATCCAATATGATGGCATTGGAGGTGGGCCTTCTGGGAGGTGCTTATGTGCTGAGGATGGGGCCCTCATGactgggattagtgtccttataaaagaaaactcaaggagattccctctcctttccaccatgtgaggacgctgagaagagagccatcTTTCAACCAGGAAGcaggttctcaccagacactgaatcatggtgccttgatcttggacttcccagcttccagaactgtgagaaataaattctgttGTTCATAAGCCACCGGgtctgatattttgttatagcagccagaaCAGACAAAGACAGCTTCCACTTATTTATTGGTAAAATAGGGCACTAACATACTCTTCAAAGGGCTGCTAAGGTAATTAAATGTGATGATATCTGTGAAAGTATCTAGCACTGTAAAAGATACATGGTAGCTGATCAAAATCATTGCTGAATATATTGAATTTTAAGTTGAATAAAAGCtataaatacagaatttatttAATGTTGTCATAAGAAATTGACTGGAACATTAATTTCCTTATCATTTCAATGCAGATTATAATTACAATGAGTTTACCAGAATAATTATACAATataaacatacatgcatacatgaaCACATACATTTCTTCATCAGTGTACACTGAtaatacagtgtataatacacTGTAACATATTcattttccataaagaaaaataagtagaaaataattgcatttttcacGGCAATAAACCATAGAAGCGGCTTAAATACACAATAACCCATCTACATAATCATGGGGCTTAAAGGTTTCCTGATGCAAACTATTTAAAACAGTActgagaattagagaaataatttcAGGCTAGGCCTATGAAGACAACTTTAAATCCCCAAATCCATACTGATGACGCTCCATACTGATGACGTTCCACACTGTAACGCAAGGCTCTCAGAGTTCTCTTCTACTTCTTATCTGaggtattttgaaaaataatcacattacATCTTCCAGGTTATTAATTTTAGGTATTCCTTAATTCTAGTTAGCATTCTTATTTTAGAGGAAACCATAGTTGAAAAAAATTAGCAGTTGATTATATCAAAAGCCCTTCTTCATAATATTTAAGGGAAGGGTAATCATTCCACAGACCTAAGTAGGATGTTAGACTACTTATACAGGCCCACCCCCATGCCTCCGGTCTTGCTTTGGTGGGGAgataggagaggaagagggttaagagaaaggaatcaaggGTCCAAGAACTTGAAGTGACAATATTGTTTTCAGAAGGCAGACACAGGAGTTTCCCGATTCTGAATTAAAATCATAGGATCACAAGTTGGAGGCTAACTGCAAATATTATAGGCTCTATCTTTGGGCTTGCTCACATTCATGAGAGAGTAGGCCATAATGATGCCATGAAAAAAGAGATGTCAATCAAATTAACCTCCTTGTCTCattggagccc of Mustela nigripes isolate SB6536 chromosome 1, MUSNIG.SB6536, whole genome shotgun sequence contains these proteins:
- the NEFM gene encoding neurofilament medium polypeptide; the protein is MSYTLDSLGNPSAYRRVTETRSSFSRLSGSPSSGFRSQSWSRGSPSTVSSSYKRSALGPRLTYSSAMLSSAESSLDFSQSSSLLNGGSGPGGDYKLSRSNEKEQLQGLNDRFAGYIEKVHYLEQQNKEIEAEIQALRQKQASHAQLGDAYDQEIRELRATLELVNHEKAQVQLDSDHLEEDIHRLKERFEEEARLRDDTEAAIRALRKDIEEASLVKVELDKKVQSLQDEVAFLRSNHEEEVADLLAQIQASHITVERKDYLKTDISSALKEIRSQLECHSDQNMHQAEEWFKCRYAKLTEAAEQNKEAIRSAKEEIAEYRRQLQSKSIELESVRGTKESLERQLSDIEERHNHDLSSYQDTIQQLENELRGTKWEMARHLREYQDLLNVKMALDIEIAAYRKLLEGEETRFSTFAGSITGPLYPHRQPSVTISSKIQKTKVEAPKLKVQHKFVEEIIEETKVEDEKSEMEEALIAIAEERAASMKEEKEEEAEEKEEGQAEEEEVVATKKSPVKAAAPELKEEEEGEKEEEEGQEEEEEEEEGAKSDQAEEGGSEKEGSSEKEEGEQEEEGETEAEGEGEEAEAEDEKKTEEKREEVAPKEELVAEAKAEKPEKAKSPVPKSPVEEVKPKADEKGAEKAEQKKEEEKVEEEKKEVKESPKEEKVEKKEEKPKDVSEKKKAESPVKEEVVEVSTVTKSIKVSLEKDAKEEKPQPKEKEKAEEEGGGEEEGGDQGSKESRKEDIAVNGEVEGKEEEQETKEKGSGGEEEKGVVTNGLDLSPADEKKGGDRSEEKVVVTKKIEKITSEGGDGATKYITKSVTVTQKVEEHEETFEEKLVSTKKVEKVTSHAIVKEVTQSD